A section of the Petrimonas sulfuriphila genome encodes:
- a CDS encoding Gfo/Idh/MocA family oxidoreductase, whose protein sequence is MKKGRALGSNDRLRIGIIGCGSRGNHVFMDGIYKHTNEMNVEITAICDPWSVAREQANIKIKKWYGREARQVTSYRDLLELDNLDAIMIASPDHLHTTHLEAVARAGKHVYVEKPLAMDITKLTNAVDAVKEAGIVAQVGTQLRSLPGAVGARELFRNGKLGKLSRVEECRNSPKPYWYGYLREVKKEDVDWKEFLADRPYRPFNAALYSAWYGYYDFSHGPIPNLGAHFIDMVHYITGAGFPESCVCLGGTFTWHDEYKFTTPDCIQATWIYPEGFLVSSSNNLGNGAGSVRNFYGDKGVLKMSNWNTPTYSNEGAPRSDGSNEGEQKVEPIECPDHFLNWLQCIRNNKTPIASIDAGYQHAVAVLMAMKSYETGRKTIYDHETRKILTT, encoded by the coding sequence TTGAAAAAAGGAAGAGCGTTAGGCTCTAACGATCGGCTTCGAATAGGTATTATCGGCTGTGGTTCACGCGGGAATCACGTATTCATGGATGGTATTTACAAACATACAAATGAAATGAATGTTGAAATTACAGCAATCTGTGATCCATGGAGCGTCGCCAGAGAACAAGCCAACATAAAAATTAAAAAGTGGTACGGACGTGAAGCCAGACAAGTCACTTCATACCGCGATCTTTTGGAATTAGATAATCTTGATGCGATAATGATTGCCTCTCCTGATCATTTGCATACTACACATTTGGAAGCAGTTGCTCGCGCCGGGAAACATGTATATGTGGAAAAACCGTTGGCCATGGACATAACAAAACTGACAAATGCTGTCGATGCTGTCAAGGAAGCCGGTATTGTTGCACAAGTGGGGACGCAGCTTCGAAGCCTGCCCGGAGCAGTTGGAGCACGCGAATTATTCCGCAATGGGAAATTAGGCAAGCTTTCCCGGGTTGAAGAGTGCCGAAATAGTCCAAAACCATATTGGTACGGATATTTACGGGAGGTTAAGAAGGAGGATGTTGACTGGAAAGAGTTTCTTGCAGACAGGCCTTACAGGCCATTTAATGCTGCATTATATTCAGCCTGGTATGGCTATTACGATTTCTCCCATGGCCCTATTCCAAACCTGGGTGCACACTTTATTGATATGGTACATTATATTACCGGGGCTGGATTTCCAGAATCATGTGTATGCCTGGGAGGAACATTTACATGGCATGACGAATACAAGTTTACCACACCCGACTGTATACAAGCCACATGGATTTATCCCGAAGGATTTCTGGTAAGCAGTTCAAACAATCTTGGCAATGGAGCCGGAAGTGTACGTAATTTTTATGGTGACAAAGGGGTGCTCAAAATGAGTAATTGGAATACTCCAACCTATAGCAACGAGGGGGCACCAAGGAGTGATGGATCAAATGAAGGTGAACAAAAAGTAGAACCGATAGAATGCCCCGATCACTTTTTAAATTGGCTGCAGTGCATCCGTAACAATAAAACACCCATCGCATCTATAGATGCAGGTTATCAGCACGCCGTCGCTGTTCTAATGGCTATGAAGTCTTATGAAACTGGGCGAAAAACCATTTATGACCATGAAACAAGAAAAATTCTCACGACATAA
- a CDS encoding GNAT family N-acetyltransferase: MYYSYSPYPYDDNTVNAFLERSETGKDLTLGLFRNDKMIAYFFLWYYTDPVPLLGIGILDEYQGKGFGKKLIQFLIDAARRSSRDGIDLTMLPDNHRAYALYESLGFRHYAGCE; the protein is encoded by the coding sequence ATTTATTATTCGTATTCACCTTATCCCTACGACGACAATACCGTAAATGCATTCCTTGAACGTTCTGAGACAGGAAAAGACCTCACTCTTGGACTTTTCAGAAATGATAAAATGATTGCTTACTTCTTCCTGTGGTATTATACTGATCCCGTACCATTGCTTGGAATTGGAATACTTGACGAGTACCAGGGAAAAGGATTTGGTAAAAAGCTGATTCAATTCCTGATCGATGCTGCTCGCCGGTCAAGCCGAGATGGCATTGACCTAACTATGTTGCCGGACAACCATCGCGCATACGCGCTGTATGAAAGCCTAGGTTTTCGTCATTACGCGGGATGTGAGTAA
- a CDS encoding Gfo/Idh/MocA family oxidoreductase, whose translation MKTSRRTFLKSAGTLTVGVVISPSIISCNKSKNEDVKFLNTLNEVRKSRKQHFNMCGYAAPPLETVRIGFIGLGNRGPSSLRRLCLIDGVEIKAICDVRPESLAKGRKILADTGLPPADEYGKTEDDWKNMCDRNDIDLIYQVTPWRLHTPVSVYAMEHDKHAAVEMPAALTIEDCWKLVETSERTKKHCMMLENCCYDFFEMQVLNMARQGVFGEIIHAEAAYIHDQLGIAFGKSYPEMWLLKESQTRNGNHYPTHGLGPVCQVMNINRGDRMTKLVSMQSNDFTYGPEAHRLAQQDDFYKEFDTDSYRGNMNTSIIKTEKGRTIMLQHDVSSPRPYSRIYMVSGTKAVAQKWPLPPRISLGNHEWLSEAEMKELEEKYTPPIVKKVGDLAKKVGGHGGMDFMMDWRLIDCLRNGLPLDQNVYDAALWSSMVALTEWSVANDSEPIEVPDFTCGAYKANQPIDISMEKGGNTGVRLESIKTDESVKQQNV comes from the coding sequence ATGAAGACAAGTAGAAGAACTTTTTTAAAATCAGCCGGGACACTTACTGTTGGAGTAGTAATAAGCCCAAGCATTATTTCATGTAATAAATCAAAAAATGAAGATGTAAAATTCCTCAACACCTTAAATGAGGTTAGGAAATCCAGAAAACAGCACTTTAACATGTGCGGATATGCGGCTCCACCTTTGGAAACTGTACGTATTGGTTTTATCGGATTAGGGAACAGGGGGCCTTCATCACTTCGGAGACTGTGCTTGATTGATGGCGTTGAAATAAAAGCAATTTGTGATGTTCGTCCCGAAAGCTTGGCAAAAGGACGAAAGATTCTCGCTGATACAGGTCTGCCTCCTGCAGATGAATATGGTAAAACAGAGGATGACTGGAAGAATATGTGCGACAGGAATGACATTGATTTAATATATCAGGTAACTCCCTGGAGATTGCATACACCTGTTTCTGTATATGCCATGGAGCACGATAAACATGCAGCTGTTGAAATGCCTGCTGCGCTGACTATTGAAGATTGTTGGAAATTGGTTGAAACTTCCGAACGCACAAAGAAACATTGTATGATGCTGGAAAACTGTTGTTATGATTTTTTTGAAATGCAGGTATTAAACATGGCCAGACAAGGGGTGTTCGGAGAAATAATACATGCAGAGGCGGCTTACATACATGATCAGTTGGGCATCGCATTCGGGAAAAGTTACCCTGAGATGTGGTTGTTAAAAGAAAGCCAAACAAGGAATGGCAACCATTATCCCACACACGGATTAGGGCCTGTGTGTCAGGTCATGAATATTAACAGGGGAGACAGGATGACCAAATTGGTATCCATGCAGTCCAATGATTTCACGTATGGGCCAGAAGCTCATCGATTAGCCCAGCAAGATGATTTTTATAAAGAGTTCGACACCGATTCTTACAGGGGCAACATGAATACATCCATTATAAAAACTGAAAAAGGACGGACAATTATGCTCCAACACGATGTTTCAAGTCCGCGCCCATATTCAAGGATTTACATGGTTAGTGGAACGAAAGCGGTAGCTCAAAAATGGCCGCTTCCACCACGTATAAGTCTGGGAAACCATGAATGGTTGTCTGAAGCAGAGATGAAAGAGTTGGAAGAAAAATATACTCCGCCTATTGTTAAGAAAGTGGGTGATTTAGCCAAAAAAGTGGGTGGACACGGTGGAATGGACTTTATGATGGACTGGCGTCTTATCGATTGTTTAAGAAACGGATTACCCCTGGATCAAAATGTTTACGATGCTGCCTTGTGGAGTTCAATGGTCGCACTTACAGAATGGTCCGTAGCCAACGATTCTGAGCCGATAGAAGTTCCGGATTTTACGTGCGGCGCTTATAAAGCAAATCAACCCATTGACATTAGCATGGAAAAAGGCGGCAATACAGGAGTCAGACTTGAAAGCATAAAAACAGATGAGTCTGTGAAACAGCAAAACGTATAA
- a CDS encoding sugar MFS transporter — translation MQKKRQFQRALLLAAFLFFIFGFLTWVNGTLIAFFKKTFELNHFNSYLVTFAYYLSYTLMAIPSSMVLKKIGFKNGMSTGLLIMALGCGLFIPAAKLASYPIFLVGLFTTGIGLTLLQTAINPYVTLMGPHESGAKRISFMGFSNKIGGIIGQLVLGSILLHGATNIVQQDELNKIIFPYLIITTLFVVMSFILRKNNWFPEIEEEKEEHKTLSTHNDKKNVFQFPNLVLGVIALFCAGATEVMAIDSIINYGMSLGFPETRAKLFGSFTLIAMIMGYLSGMILIPKYIKQEKLLKYGAITGSILAILVIYSHSSVSVFMVSLLGFVNALFWPAIWPLALEGLGRFVKIGSALLIMSVVAGAVVPLLYGLIADTIDSTQKAYWILIPCYLFIAYYGYFGYKIKSWDKQNPWE, via the coding sequence ATGCAAAAAAAAAGACAATTTCAAAGGGCTCTTCTATTAGCCGCTTTCCTCTTTTTTATTTTCGGATTTCTAACCTGGGTAAACGGTACGTTGATTGCCTTTTTCAAAAAAACTTTTGAACTTAACCATTTCAACTCTTATTTGGTTACATTTGCCTATTACCTGTCTTACACGCTTATGGCGATACCTTCATCCATGGTTTTGAAGAAGATCGGGTTCAAAAACGGTATGTCGACGGGCTTACTGATAATGGCATTAGGATGTGGACTCTTTATCCCGGCAGCCAAATTGGCATCATATCCCATTTTTTTAGTTGGACTGTTTACCACCGGCATCGGGTTAACGCTTCTCCAAACGGCTATTAATCCCTATGTTACTTTAATGGGGCCCCATGAAAGCGGTGCCAAACGCATCAGTTTTATGGGGTTCTCCAATAAAATCGGAGGCATCATCGGGCAACTGGTGTTGGGTAGCATCTTGCTGCATGGGGCAACAAACATCGTACAACAGGATGAACTTAATAAAATAATATTTCCCTATTTAATTATTACGACCTTGTTTGTTGTGATGTCCTTTATTCTGAGAAAAAACAATTGGTTCCCTGAAATCGAAGAGGAAAAGGAGGAGCACAAAACTCTTTCAACACACAACGACAAAAAAAATGTATTTCAATTTCCAAACCTGGTTTTAGGGGTAATCGCTTTATTTTGTGCCGGAGCTACAGAAGTAATGGCAATTGACAGCATTATTAATTACGGGATGTCGTTAGGTTTTCCGGAAACCCGGGCTAAACTTTTCGGGTCATTTACTTTAATTGCAATGATAATGGGCTATCTATCGGGAATGATCCTGATACCCAAATATATAAAACAAGAGAAACTTTTAAAATATGGAGCCATTACAGGTAGTATTTTGGCAATACTGGTTATATATAGTCATTCGTCCGTTTCTGTTTTCATGGTATCGCTACTCGGATTTGTGAATGCTCTGTTTTGGCCGGCTATATGGCCACTCGCTTTGGAAGGCTTGGGGCGCTTTGTAAAAATAGGCTCAGCCCTGCTTATTATGAGCGTAGTTGCAGGTGCTGTTGTACCGTTGCTTTATGGATTAATTGCAGACACAATTGACAGTACTCAAAAAGCTTATTGGATACTTATACCGTGTTATTTATTTATTGCATATTATGGTTATTTCGGATACAAAATTAAAAGTTGGGATAAACAAAATCCATGGGAATGA
- a CDS encoding TonB-dependent receptor codes for MKNNDLLSACLVLYPFRSGLSKIKKILMVILVVFLPLTIVKAGNTKSSMEISQQQKKQISGLIRDVNNEPIIGANIIEKNVPGNGTVTDVDGRFTLSIEENATILVSYIGYLPQEISVAGKTYFEVILQEDTKTLDEVVVVGYGTQSRETITTSISKLDNKVLENIPFTNAANALKGTIPGMRVQTVSGQPGSSPRIIIRGGSSIKSPDSATPLYVIDGVTRYNMNDINQSDIESIQVLKDAASTAIYGALGSNGVVIIQTKSGRSGKIQVNYKYDLTLSEASRRYDLLSAKDFVYFSRLGLYNTGQINSALLAQLDGSTYAGGAGNGLSKDYYSSLMYLTPENQHKLNEGWQSIPDPLNPSKTLIFEDNDYQSILFRSGISHNHSFAVTGGSDKATFHLGIGYSDNEGIAITTDYKRFTLNFSGDIQVTKNTSAFARVMYSNRSDRQVHTNDIFKSGLLMPPTNRLYYEDGTLASGRNFGFANPLYSLSVYKPRNLANDLTLIVGGQVNIIPGLVFKPQFSWNQITSYNRNFRTAFWNGFASYDTSRNANASFSQNFSPQFNAVLDYAKSIKDHDINLMAGLSYFGRNNDSFNAAGNGAATDLIPTLNASAVPTSVSGSESHHVLLGYFSRATYSYKQKYLVNASLRYDGASNLGENNKWGIFPGISLGWHVDKENFWNALPKDLIKLKLRGSYGVTGNISGLGWYQAQGEYNSSNKYNGNSAIQISVLPNQGLKWEQSKTLDFGVDMGLFNRRIDVILDYYRRVNDNLLTTLDMPPSTGFSSIITNYGSLENKGYEFGLNARIMPYSSDFQWNLSFNVAKVNTKILHLPPNGIENNRVGGEYIWDDKLGDYAWKGGLQEGGKIGELFGYKQVSIFATDEEAAAGPTDTLIPRTDKTKHGGDVNWLDSDKNGIIDSRDKVYMGNQYPDLTGGFSTFLEYKNLSLSVRMDYTLGGTLYYETGARIEGNFSGANALSKKILRSWQKQGDITDIPKYYWADQNANWNVWNNRGSSRYYQKTDFLSLREITLSYSLPSNYLQKMKLSGLRLHLTGSNLHYFTNFEGLNPEQSSSDTAYPVPREFIFGLSINF; via the coding sequence ATGAAAAACAACGATTTATTAAGCGCTTGTCTCGTTTTATATCCTTTCAGGAGTGGCTTATCAAAAATCAAAAAAATCTTGATGGTAATTCTGGTTGTATTTCTGCCTCTAACTATTGTTAAAGCAGGAAATACTAAGAGTTCAATGGAGATAAGTCAACAACAGAAAAAACAAATTTCAGGTTTAATCAGGGACGTAAACAATGAGCCTATTATTGGTGCGAATATCATTGAAAAGAATGTGCCGGGTAATGGAACGGTTACTGATGTAGATGGCAGGTTTACTTTGAGTATCGAAGAAAATGCAACAATACTGGTTTCTTATATTGGATATTTACCGCAAGAGATCAGTGTGGCAGGAAAGACCTATTTTGAAGTTATCCTGCAAGAAGATACAAAGACCTTAGATGAAGTTGTGGTAGTAGGTTATGGAACCCAATCAAGAGAAACTATTACAACATCAATCTCTAAACTTGATAATAAAGTGCTTGAGAATATTCCCTTTACAAATGCAGCTAACGCTTTGAAAGGTACAATTCCCGGGATGCGTGTTCAAACAGTTTCAGGTCAACCAGGTTCTTCACCAAGAATAATAATAAGAGGTGGAAGTTCTATCAAGAGTCCTGACAGTGCAACTCCTTTATATGTGATTGATGGGGTTACACGTTATAATATGAATGATATCAATCAATCTGACATTGAATCTATTCAAGTTCTTAAGGATGCTGCATCAACTGCTATATATGGGGCCTTAGGGTCAAATGGCGTTGTTATTATTCAGACAAAATCAGGACGATCTGGAAAAATTCAAGTTAATTATAAATATGATCTGACACTTTCTGAAGCAAGCAGAAGGTATGATTTACTCAGCGCAAAAGATTTCGTTTATTTTTCTCGATTGGGACTCTACAATACCGGTCAAATTAATTCAGCCCTATTAGCTCAACTCGACGGCTCAACTTATGCAGGTGGAGCCGGTAATGGCTTGTCGAAAGATTATTACTCGAGCTTAATGTATTTAACTCCCGAAAATCAACATAAGTTGAATGAAGGCTGGCAAAGTATTCCTGATCCACTTAACCCATCTAAAACCCTTATTTTTGAAGATAATGATTACCAAAGTATTTTATTCAGATCTGGTATTTCGCACAATCACTCTTTTGCTGTAACAGGTGGGAGTGACAAGGCGACTTTTCATTTAGGGATTGGATATTCTGATAATGAAGGAATTGCAATTACTACCGATTATAAGCGTTTTACGTTAAACTTTAGTGGAGATATACAAGTTACTAAAAATACAAGTGCTTTTGCCAGAGTAATGTACTCGAACAGAAGTGATAGACAAGTTCACACAAATGACATTTTTAAAAGTGGACTTCTAATGCCTCCTACAAATAGATTGTATTATGAAGATGGGACTTTAGCCTCAGGAAGGAATTTTGGCTTTGCCAATCCATTATACAGTTTATCAGTTTACAAGCCAAGAAATCTAGCAAACGATTTAACCTTGATTGTAGGTGGTCAGGTGAACATTATCCCTGGACTTGTTTTTAAACCACAGTTTTCATGGAATCAAATTACTAGTTATAACAGAAATTTCCGCACAGCTTTCTGGAATGGATTTGCTTCATACGATACTTCACGTAATGCTAATGCCTCATTTTCGCAGAACTTCAGTCCTCAATTTAATGCTGTACTTGATTACGCAAAAAGTATAAAAGACCATGATATAAATCTTATGGCAGGATTATCGTATTTTGGAAGAAATAATGACAGTTTCAATGCTGCAGGTAATGGTGCCGCTACAGATCTAATACCAACATTAAATGCTTCTGCAGTTCCCACCTCTGTTTCAGGATCTGAAAGTCACCATGTCCTGTTAGGATATTTTTCAAGAGCAACATATAGCTATAAGCAAAAATATCTGGTTAATGCTAGTCTAAGATACGATGGAGCTTCAAATTTAGGTGAAAATAATAAATGGGGTATCTTTCCAGGAATCTCGCTAGGATGGCATGTCGATAAAGAGAATTTTTGGAATGCTCTACCGAAAGATTTGATAAAGTTAAAATTGAGAGGTAGTTATGGTGTAACTGGAAATATCAGCGGACTTGGATGGTATCAAGCTCAAGGTGAATATAATTCAAGTAACAAGTATAATGGTAATTCAGCTATACAAATTTCAGTTTTGCCAAACCAAGGATTAAAATGGGAACAATCTAAAACACTAGATTTTGGAGTTGACATGGGATTGTTTAACAGGAGAATAGATGTAATTCTTGATTACTATAGAAGAGTTAATGATAACCTATTAACAACGTTAGATATGCCACCTTCAACCGGTTTTTCAAGTATTATTACAAATTATGGTTCTTTAGAAAATAAAGGGTACGAATTCGGATTAAACGCTCGAATAATGCCCTATTCATCAGACTTTCAATGGAATTTATCTTTTAATGTTGCCAAAGTAAACACAAAAATACTTCACCTTCCTCCTAATGGCATTGAAAATAACCGTGTTGGAGGAGAATATATATGGGATGATAAATTAGGTGATTATGCTTGGAAAGGAGGATTACAAGAAGGTGGAAAAATTGGAGAATTATTCGGATATAAACAAGTAAGTATTTTTGCAACAGATGAAGAAGCTGCTGCTGGACCAACTGATACTTTAATTCCAAGGACAGATAAAACAAAGCATGGAGGTGACGTAAATTGGTTGGATTCTGATAAAAATGGTATAATAGATTCGAGGGATAAAGTCTACATGGGGAATCAGTACCCAGACTTAACTGGTGGCTTTTCAACTTTCCTTGAATATAAAAACTTAAGCTTAAGTGTTCGCATGGATTATACTTTAGGAGGAACACTATACTATGAAACAGGGGCTAGAATTGAAGGCAATTTCTCTGGAGCAAACGCATTGAGTAAAAAGATTTTACGCTCATGGCAAAAGCAAGGAGATATTACTGACATCCCTAAATATTACTGGGCTGATCAAAATGCAAACTGGAATGTTTGGAACAATCGTGGAAGTTCAAGATATTATCAGAAAACAGATTTTCTTAGTTTGCGTGAAATTACTCTGTCTTACAGTTTACCCTCCAATTATTTACAAAAGATGAAATTATCTGGATTACGTTTACATCTAACAGGAAGTAATTTACATTATTTTACAAATTTTGAAGGGTTGAATCCTGAACAATCGAGCTCTGACACTGCCTATCCGGTACCCAGAGAATTCATATTTGGATTGTCGATTAATTTTTAA
- a CDS encoding RagB/SusD family nutrient uptake outer membrane protein — MKKNNSITILLSLILFSFLSCDNLLNLEPTSNITTASFWKTEDDAKGAIYGMYARFRNVTNSNLFLWGEARSQNLKQSVGNDFSNMRIFQNTLDAVDAGPSWSTLYQVVNDANLILKYVPEISFLDGNNKNQILAEAYSMRAFCYFVMARTWGGVIIFTEPTEGYIPEKMYKERSSIEDCFKLIKDDIDKAISLYPDNNFITGRNRWSKPATNALKGDVYLWTGKVMNGGNSDFSTALNALTEIESSDVMLLSEFNRVFDYDNKGNKEILFASRFQLYESSNTGYYRMYIDQLPPNPAPEASEVIGVPRDGNYWTLSDESLAMFSNEDQRKDGTFYELYSFDAATGLYSKFYGCIQMKFNGVVDAGSRYFLDDVIIYRYADVLLMKAEAENALGKDPSTSINKIRQRAYGENYSKHVFVNGSKAQNDMEILNERLLELFYEGKRWWDLIRFDKVFELVPYFKENPQDKYKLLWPIGLNILSMEPNISQNPGYQER; from the coding sequence ATGAAAAAAAATAATTCAATAACTATACTATTGTCACTAATACTATTCTCATTTCTTTCTTGTGACAACTTATTGAATCTCGAACCAACCAGTAACATTACTACTGCTTCTTTTTGGAAAACAGAAGACGATGCAAAGGGAGCTATATACGGAATGTATGCGAGATTTAGAAATGTAACAAATAGTAATCTTTTTTTATGGGGTGAAGCACGGAGCCAGAACCTGAAACAATCTGTCGGGAATGATTTTAGTAACATGAGAATATTTCAAAACACTTTAGATGCTGTAGATGCGGGTCCAAGCTGGAGTACACTTTATCAGGTCGTGAATGATGCTAATTTAATTTTAAAATATGTTCCGGAAATTAGTTTTTTAGATGGAAACAACAAAAATCAAATATTGGCAGAAGCTTATTCAATGAGAGCTTTTTGTTATTTCGTTATGGCAAGAACATGGGGTGGTGTAATAATATTTACAGAACCTACTGAGGGATATATACCTGAAAAAATGTATAAAGAGCGTTCATCGATAGAAGACTGCTTTAAACTAATTAAAGATGACATTGATAAAGCTATAAGTCTATACCCGGATAATAACTTTATTACCGGTAGAAACAGGTGGTCAAAACCTGCGACAAACGCATTAAAAGGAGATGTGTATTTATGGACAGGAAAAGTTATGAATGGTGGGAATTCCGATTTTTCAACTGCACTGAATGCTTTAACCGAAATAGAATCGAGTGATGTAATGTTATTATCTGAATTCAATAGAGTTTTTGATTATGATAATAAAGGAAATAAAGAAATACTTTTTGCAAGTAGATTTCAATTATACGAGTCAAGTAACACAGGTTATTATAGGATGTACATAGACCAATTACCACCTAATCCCGCTCCAGAAGCCAGTGAAGTAATTGGAGTACCAAGAGATGGTAATTATTGGACATTATCAGATGAAAGCCTTGCTATGTTTTCAAATGAAGATCAAAGAAAAGACGGAACTTTCTATGAATTATATTCATTTGATGCAGCTACTGGTCTCTATTCTAAATTCTATGGATGTATTCAAATGAAGTTCAATGGAGTTGTTGATGCAGGAAGTAGATATTTTCTAGATGATGTGATTATATATCGGTATGCAGATGTTTTATTAATGAAAGCTGAAGCTGAAAATGCTTTAGGCAAAGATCCATCCACTTCGATTAATAAAATAAGGCAAAGAGCATACGGTGAAAATTATTCTAAACATGTATTTGTCAATGGAAGTAAAGCCCAAAACGATATGGAAATTTTAAATGAAAGGTTATTGGAGCTTTTTTATGAGGGAAAACGATGGTGGGACTTAATTCGATTTGACAAAGTATTTGAATTGGTTCCATACTTTAAAGAAAATCCTCAAGACAAATATAAACTGTTATGGCCTATTGGATTAAATATATTGAGCATGGAGCCAAATATTTCACAAAATCCAGGTTATCAAGAGCGATAA
- a CDS encoding exo-alpha-sialidase, which produces MRNKNKAFFSNNLNLTQLIPYKIISTGKNSGDYQAVPDMCRLKNGDIIVVFYAGDNHVTFPSEKYPKAGRICLTRSKDEGQTWSTPITIFDDAHDNRDPHINQLSDGTIICSFFSLEFELSTKKCNYEKKIENTKEESINYGNNPDLLRDLEIETMPPTKKWTGRGPFIIKSYDDGNSWEQEPVLIPTHDIDWYSSAKVQELPDGRYLLPIYHTDLYKNSGWGGVVFSLDKGTTWNNITSIGKEANLMLAAETEVILLKDNTLYAIMRGDGFKINMHYSVSYDMGKSWKSVNDIGFAGHSPSFTRLKSNEIILSYRAYDPQLGYYTGIRMSRDEAKTWEGPYLIDTKVGAYPSTVELKDGSVLIVYYEEGLNSSIRAVRFRKPTYSVNNSLLQILNVDYLPLE; this is translated from the coding sequence TTGAGAAATAAAAATAAAGCATTTTTCTCAAATAATTTAAACTTGACACAATTGATACCATACAAGATAATTTCTACTGGAAAAAATAGTGGAGACTACCAGGCAGTACCGGATATGTGTCGGTTAAAAAATGGTGATATAATAGTTGTTTTTTATGCGGGAGATAATCATGTAACTTTTCCAAGTGAAAAATATCCAAAAGCAGGTAGAATTTGTTTGACAAGGTCAAAAGATGAGGGTCAGACGTGGAGTACTCCAATTACAATATTTGATGATGCCCATGATAACAGAGATCCCCATATTAATCAATTAAGCGACGGCACAATAATTTGTAGTTTCTTTTCGCTTGAATTTGAATTGAGTACAAAAAAATGCAATTATGAAAAAAAAATAGAAAATACAAAAGAAGAATCAATAAATTATGGTAATAATCCAGATCTCTTAAGAGATTTGGAGATAGAAACAATGCCTCCAACAAAAAAATGGACAGGAAGGGGTCCATTTATCATAAAGTCTTATGATGACGGGAATAGTTGGGAACAAGAGCCAGTATTAATACCGACACATGATATTGACTGGTATAGTTCAGCTAAAGTTCAAGAATTACCCGATGGAAGATATCTTCTTCCAATTTATCATACAGATTTATACAAAAATTCAGGATGGGGAGGTGTTGTTTTTTCTTTAGATAAAGGGACAACATGGAATAATATTACATCGATAGGGAAGGAGGCCAATTTGATGTTAGCCGCAGAGACAGAGGTAATTCTATTAAAAGACAACACTCTATATGCAATCATGAGAGGAGATGGATTTAAAATAAATATGCATTATTCTGTTAGTTATGATATGGGAAAATCGTGGAAATCAGTAAACGATATTGGTTTTGCTGGTCATTCACCTTCTTTCACACGTCTTAAAAGTAACGAAATTATACTCTCCTATCGCGCTTATGATCCTCAACTAGGATATTATACTGGAATTAGAATGAGTCGCGACGAAGCAAAAACATGGGAAGGCCCCTATTTAATTGATACAAAGGTAGGTGCTTATCCATCAACAGTAGAGTTAAAGGATGGCTCTGTTTTAATTGTTTATTATGAGGAAGGTTTAAATAGTTCAATACGGGCAGTACGCTTTAGAAAACCCACCTACTCTGTAAATAATTCTTTATTACAAATTTTAAATGTGGATTATCTTCCTTTAGAATAA